A genomic stretch from Lathyrus oleraceus cultivar Zhongwan6 chromosome 2, CAAS_Psat_ZW6_1.0, whole genome shotgun sequence includes:
- the LOC127123514 gene encoding uncharacterized protein LOC127123514 — translation MSQHQDQSASKNIKSTQKVSAPPTGIPDDEILDVVPLSVIPCEAIDLNQPIDASASACSNQGQTVSEKGKSVASKTASASHSEKYDVIGLEDGSSDDQEESLLHHLKPSVAKRMKTRKGRSVAELMSARKSKKTTGIGPSKSWSKNFNFESKEDVEEDVPDISPMKKTTVRKSLSKVPVVHLDNISFHLKDGAAKCKFVIQRRVAVERELRKDVADVKEVMDLIKAVGLLKTVAGFSQCYEGRKIEGACELEVTYNEVCREITTRQVKGWLVKKHLPAGKLSVKYDILHKIGVANWVPTNHISTIANTLGRFIFAVRTKVKFDYGRFMFE, via the exons atgtcacaacatcaagaCCAATCTGCTTCTAAAAATATTAAGTCTACTCAAAAGGTTAGTGCTCCTCCCACGGGCATTCCCGATGATGAGATTCTGGATGTTGTTCCTCTCTCTGTTATTCCTTGCGAGGCCATTGATTTGAACCAACCCATTGATGCCTCAGCTTCTGCATGCTCCAATCAAG GGCAAACCGTGTCTGAAAAAGGAAAATCTGTGGCATCTAAAACTGCTAGTGCTTCCCACTCTGAGAAGTATGATGTGATTGGTCTAGAGGATGGTAGCTCTGATGATCAAGAGGAAAGCTTACTTCATCACCTTAAGCCAAGTGTGGCTAAACGCATGAAGACTCGCAAAGGAAGATCTGTGGCTGAACTTATGTCAGCTAGAAAATCTAAGAAGACTACTGGTATTggtccctccaaatcttggagcaag aatttcaatttcGAGTCTAAAgaggatgttgaggaagatgtccctgacatctcgCCTATGAAGAAAACCACTGTTAGGAAGTCTCTTAGTAAAGTCCCTGTTGTTCATTTGGATAACATCTCTTTCCATCTTAAGGATGGAGCTGCCAAGTGTaaatttgtgattcaaagaaGGGTGGCTGTGGAAAGGGAGTTGAGAAAAGATGTTGCTGATgtcaaggaggtcatggacctgataaAGGCTGTTGGGTTGTTGAAGACTGTGGCTGGGTTCTCTCAATGCTATGAGG GAAGAAAAATTGAGGGTGCATGTGAATTAGAAGTTACAtacaatgaggtctgtagagaGATTACAACTAGGCAGGTGAAAGGTTGGCTTGttaaaaagcatcttcctgctgGGAAGTTGAGTGTCAAGTATGATATCTTGCATAAAATAGGAGTTGCAAATTGGGTCCCTACTAACCATATTTCCACTATTGCTAATACCCTTGGGAGGTTTATTTTTGCTGTTAGAACCAAAGTGAaatttgactatggtagatttatgtttgaatAA